GTGGAAAAAATCGAGGAGACTCTTTAGTACTAACGTAAAATGAGAATTTATTTAGAGGATTAATATCCTAAAAATCTGGTATATCAATCAGTTGTTTCCATGGTTCTTCGATTCAGTAACTAATTTGAGGCGCTAATCACAACATATAATCAACCTGCCCTAACAGACAAAAATAAGATAGACTGCGATGTCCAGAACTAATCTACCCAGGCAAAGCGTGAGGAAACAAAACATATCTGGTAGAGGAAACACCGTAGAATATCCTAGCTTATTTATCCTTCCTTCCTTGTAAAAGTTTCTAATCAGATCGTGAATTATAGTAAGTGCGTAAACCTTGTGGACGCCTCACTAATTCATCCTTCCCACTAACAACTTCCAATCAGATCGAGGATAATTAGCGGGCTGTTAAACCGTTTCCATATTTGTATTTTTTGTGTTCCCTATTTTGCAGCCATATAGTAGGAGTAGGCTCCAACTTTTCAGTAATCCATGCATGTCCCCACCTTGACCAATCAAATGAACCGCATGTATTGGTTAGAGATGGTAGGCACCGATCGGTGAGGTAAACTATTTAAATTATGGGACGCGGTAAACAGGAAGAGGAAAATGACCACTTTAATTACCCGTTTCTTGGCCTGCCAATCTTAGCTTTGGGACGATTGAAACATAAAGAGCGTCAACTCGAAAAGCGGGCAGGAAGGGACGACCGGATTGAACGTGATCTTATCCTCTATCTTCTTAATTAGTTCTTCACCTAAACAAAAAATATGACATCTACTTTTAGACGGAAGATATGTTCTGTTGGAGCGTTGGCTGCCCTTAGCTAGCTTCAGTAGGGAGTGTGAAGAACTTCACGATTAAAAAAAGGGAAATAAAAAATCTTAATGGGTGGAAAAATGGAGTATACTCTTTAGTAAGTAAAACGAGAATTTATTTAAAGGATTAATATCCTAAAAATCTGGTATATGAACCGGTTGTTTCCATGGCTCTTCGATTCGGTAATTAACTTGGGGCGCTAATCACAACAtataatccaccgcacctatcctAACAAACAAACATAATATAGACTACCATGTCCAGAACTAATCTAGCCAGGCAAAGCGGGAGGAAACAAAACATATCTGCGAGAGAAAACAGGGTAGAGTATCCTGTCTTATTTCTCTTTCGTTCCTTGTAAAAGTCAGATCGTGAATTATAGTAAGTGCGTGAACCTTGTGGACGCCTCACTAATTCATCCTTCCTACTAACAACCTCCAATCAGATCGAGGATAATTAGCGGGCTGTTAAACTGTTTCCATATTTGTATTTTTTGTGTTCCCTATTTTGCAGCAATATAGTAGGAGTAGGCTCCAACGTTTCGGTAATCCATGCATGTCCTCACCTTGACCAATCAAATGAACCACATGCATTGGCTAGAGATGGTAGGCACGGCTCGGTGAGATAAACTGCTTAAATCACGGGACGCGGTTAATAAATAGGGAGAGGAAAATGACCACTTTCTCTTGGCCTGCCGATCTTAGCTTTGGGGCGATGGAAACAGAAAGAGCGGCAACTCGAAAATGCAGATGGAATTGTAGTGTCTGGCGCCATGAATCAAAATTTGAACGAAAAACTCAGCCTGTGAACCAATTCTATAAATATGAGGAGGGGTGGAGTCTACGCGTGCGTCGCgtgtgacttagactttgactcttgctcggagaggagaggagaggagaggagaggactcAACTCTATGTGGAAGATAGATTCATAGGTATATGATCTCTGTACTCTTGTTTCCTCCTCGGTCTCTGCATATCGGCCGGCCGGATGGTTGAATCTCAACTGTTGGGTTTATCTGTTCACCAGGTGACTTGACGTAAGGATGAGGCATGGTGGATGCGGCAACTGGACAGTCCCGCCAACGGTAGCAGCGAGCTCCACATGCCGATTGATCTAGCATCACGGAGGAGAGGAGCACTCTGCTACGAGCTAGATCTGGGCCTAGGAAGGAGGTGAACTATCACCTGTTATCGTCTTCATCGTGGACTTGATCGATGGATGGCTTTCAGTGGCGGCAACAACAATCCAGCGGGTAAATTAACCATCCGTTTTTCTTTTATTCTCTAGCCAATCAGTAGTAAAGAGCTGTGTCAGGTTACTGATTTACTTGAATGATGCCACCTCATAGAATACAAATTATATGTTTAGTTACATTCAGCTCTTACGGAGATAAATCAATCAGTGTTTTGTATCACAGCAGAACTGCCAAGAATCGCACCCAGCAGAGTTTATGGACCCTTATCTACAACATAGGATTGTAGATCAGTGGGAGACTCGATCCAAAGTAGTTTATGTACTGCTTTGTCGTCCATCTGTCGTTGAGTGCCTTCACGTATCTGCCTTTCAATCTCTGGTTTCTCCCGATGTTGCAGTGCTGGGACGCGAGATCTTAGGAACCTAGCAGATCAGGTCATCCCTCCAGGTCCCGCCAACACATGAAAGGATGAGGTCTTTTTCCGTGCATTCGATCCAGACATGCATGTCGAGATGAGTACGTAACTACGGGAGTATCTTTTATTTTTTTGGTAGAAGATAGGAATATCATTGATCAAGACTTTGGGAAGTTACAGAAAGAGCGGCAACTAAAAAATGGAGATGGAATTTTAGTGTGTGGCGCCAGGAATCCAAATTTGAATGAAAAGCTCAACTTGTGAACCCAGTCTATAaataggaggaggggttgagccaacgcgtgcgtcgtgtgtgacgacttagactttgactcttgcgatgagaggagaggagaggagaggcacTCTACTCTATGTGGAACATAGATTGATAGGTATATGGTCTTGATACTCTTGTGTTTCCTCCTCTCTTCGTATCAGCCAGCCCCGGATGATTGAATCTCAATTGCTAGGTTGATCTGTTCACCAGGTGACTTGACGAAGCAGGGATGAAACATGGTgggctcgggacgagtaggaactaagcttggggatgcttgatacgtctcaaacgtatctataatttcttatgttccatgctgcttttatgatgatactcacatgttttatacacattatatgtcattattatgcattttctggcactaacctattaacgagatgccgaagagccagttgttgttttctgctgtttttggtttcagaaatcctagtaaggaaatattctcggaattggacgaaatcaatgcccaggggcctattttttccacgaagcttgcaGAAGACCTAGggaaagacgaagtggggccacggggcgccgccacactagggcggcgcggcctagggggggcccgcgcggccctagcgtgtgggcccccatGAGccccccgactccgcccttccgcctacttaagccttcgtcgaagatagccccagtaccgagagccacgatacggaaaaccttccagagacgccgccgccgccaatcccatctcgggggattcaggagatcgcctccggcaccctgccggagaggggaatcatctcccggaggactctacaccgccatggtcgtctccggattgatgtgtgagtagttcacccctagactatgggtccatagcagtagctagatggtcatcttctcctcattgtgctatcattgttggatcttgtgagctgcctaacatgatcaagatcatctatctgtaatcgaaAAATCTTAGCAGGAAGAAGCATGTATGTGTGcgggttagcaatgtttccactactaatgcaaagcgcgagaaactgcccgaaactgctaaaactgctgaaactgcctgtgataaaactgctgaaattttttccagcattggggatgatgatcccattgctttagattataatggtttgaattttgatgattgccacatctctgaagttataaagttcttgcaaaaacttgctaaaagtcctaatgctagtgctataaatttggctttcacgcaacatattacaaatgctctcataaaagctagagaagagaaactagagcgcgaagcctctattcctagaaagctagaggatggttgggagcccatcattaagatgaaggttaaagattttgattgtaatgctttatgtgatcttggtgcaagtatttccgttatgcctaagaaaatttataatatgcttgacttgccaccgctgaaaaattgttatttggatgttaatcttgctgatcattctacaaagaaacctttggggaaagttgataatgttcgcattaccgttaacaataaccttgtccccgttgattttgttgtcttggatattgaatgcaatgcatcttgtcccattatattgggaagaccttttcttcgaaccgttggtgctatcattgatatgaaggaaggtaatattaaatattaatttcctctcaagaaaggtatggaacacttccctagaaagagaatgaagttaccttttgattctattattagaacaaattctgatgttgacacttcgtctcttgataatacttgatacatactttctgcgcctagctgaaaggcgttaaagaaaagcgcttatgggagacaacccatggtttttactacagtactttgtttttattttgtgtcttggaagttgtttactactgtagcaacctctccttatcttagtttagtgttttgttgtgccaagtaaagtcattgatagtaaagttcatactagatttggattactgcgcagaaacagatttctttgctgtcaccaatctgggctgttttctctgtaggtagctcagaaaattatgccaatttacgtgagtaatcctcagatatgtacgcaactttcattcaatttgagcattttcatttgagcaagtctggtgcctcgataaaattcgtcaatacgaactgttctgttttgacagattctgccttttatttcgcattgcctcttttgctatgttggatgaatttctttgatccattaatatccagtagctttatgcaatgtccagaagtgttaagaatgattatgtcacctctgaacatgttaatttttattgtccactaaccctctaatgagttgttctaagtttggtgtggaggaagttttcaaggatcaagagaggagtatgatgcaacatgatcaaggagagtgaaagctctaagcttggggatgccccggtggttcacccctgcatattctaagaagactcaagcgtctaagcttggggatgcccaaggcatccccttcttcatcgacaacattatcaggttcctcccctgaaactatatttttattccatcacatcttatgtgcttttcttggagcgtcggtttgtttttgttttttgttttgtttgaataaaatggatcctagcattcactttgtgggagagagacacgctccgctgtagcatatggataagtatgtccttaggctctactcatagtattcatggcgaagtttcttcttcgttaaattgttatatggttggaattggaaaatgatacatgtagtaaattgctaaaatgtcttgggtaatgtgatacttggcaattgttgtgctcatgtttaagctcttgcatcatatactttgcacccattaatgaagaaatacatagagcatgctaaaatttggtttgcatatttggtctctctaaggtctagataatttctagtattgagtttgaacaacaaggaagacggtgtagagtcttataatgttttcaatatgtcttttatgtgatttttgctgcaccggttcatccttgtgtttgtttcaaataaccttgctagcctaaaccttgtatcgagagggattacttctcatgcatccaaaatccttgagccaaccactatgccatttgtgtccaccatacctacctactacatggtatttctccgccattccaaagtaaattgcttgagtgctacctttaaaattccatcattcacctttgcaatatatagctcatgggacaaatagcttaaaaactattgtggtattgaatatgtacttatgcactttatctcttattaagttgcttgttgtgcgataaccatgttcactggggacgccatcaactattctttgttgaatttcatgtgagttgctatgcatgttcgtcttgtctgaagtaagggagatctaccaccttatggttaagcatgcatattgttagagaagaacattgggccgctaactaaagccatgatccatggtggaagtttcagttttggacatatatcctcaatctcatatgagaaaattattaattgttgccacatgcttatgcataaaagaggagtccattatctgttgtctatgttgtcccggtatgtatgtataagttgagaataatcaatagcgagaaatccaatgcgagctttctccttagacctttgtacagacggcatagaggtacccctttgtgacacttggttaaaacatgtgcattgcgatgatccggtagtccaagctaattaggacaaggtgcgggcactattagtatactatgcatgaggcttgcaacttgtaagatataatttacatgactttttcaaaaaaaagatataatttacatgatacatatgctttattactaccgttgacaaaattgtttcatgttttcaaaatcaaagctctagcacaaatatagcaatcgatgcttttcctctatggaggaccattcttttactttcattgttgagtcagttcacctatttctctccacctcaagaagcaaacacttgtgtgaactgtgcattgattcctacatacttgcatattgcacttattatattactctatgttgacaatatccatgagatatacatgttacaagttgaaagcaaccgctgaaacttaatcttccgttgtgttgcttcaatgcttttactttgaattattgctttatgagttaactcttatgcaagacttattgatgcttgtcttgaagtactattcatgaaaagtctttgctatatgattcacttgtttactcatgtcatatacattgttttgatcgctgcattcactacatatgctttacaaatagtatgatcaaggttatgatggcatgtcactccagaaattatctttgttatcgttttacctgctcgggacgagcagaactaagcttggggatgttgatacgtctccgacgtatcgataatttcttgtgttccatgccacattattgatgatatctacatgttttatgcacactttatgtcatattcgtgcattttctggaactaacctattaacaagatgccgaagtgccgcttctttgtttgctgtttttggtttcagaaatcctagtaacgaaatattctcggaattggacgaaatcaacgcctgtggtcctattttgccacgaagcttccagaagaccgaagaggagacgagtggggccacgaggtggccaaaccccagggtggcgcggctcgccccttggccgcgcggccctatggtgtgggccctcgtgccgcctctcgacctgcccttccgcctacttaaagcctcgtacgcgaaacccccgcaccgagagccacgatacggaaaacccatcgagacgccgccgccgccaatcccatctcgggggattcaggagatcgcctccggcaccctgccggagaggggaatcatctcccggaggactctacgctgccatggtcgcctccggagtgatgtgtgagtagtctacccctggactatgggtctatagcagtagctagatggttgtcttctccccattgtgcttaattgtcgggtcttgtgagctgccgaacatgatcaagatcatctatctgtaattctatatgttgcgtttgttgggatccgatgaatagagaatacttgttatgttgattatcaaagttatgtctatgtgttgtttatgatcttgcatgctctccgttactagtagatactctggccaagtagatgcttgtaactccaagagggagtatttatgctcgatagtgggttcatgtctccgtgaatctggggaagtgacagaaatctctaagattatggatgtgctgttgccactagggataaaacattggtgctatgttcaaggatgtagtcactgattacattacgcgcaatacttaatgcaattgtctgttgttagcaacttaatactggagggggttcggatgataacctgaaggtggactttttaggcatagatgcatgctggataacggtctatgtactttgtcgtaatgcccaattaaatctcacaatactcatcataatatgtatgtgcatggtcatgccctctttatttgtcaattgcccaactgtaatttgttcacccaacatgctgtttatcttatgggagagacacctctagtgaactgtggaccccggtacaattatctatactgaaatacaatctactgcaatactgttttactgttttctgcaaacaatcatcttccacacaatacggttaatcctttgttacagcaagccggtgaaattgacaacctcactgtttcgttggggcaaagtacttggtttgtgttgtgcaggttccacgttggcgccggaatctttggtgttgcgccgcactacatcccgccgccatcaaccttcaacgtgtttcttggctcctactggttcgataaaccttggtttcatactgagggaaaacttgccgctgtacgcatcacaccttcctcttggggttcccaacggacgcgtgttgtacgcgtatcaatgcatGCCGATGAAAGCTGAGAACTCAACCGACACCTGGTGATCAACTACAGCAAGGGGTCTCTGGCACTGAAAGTTCATATATGTAGAAAGGGGATCGGTGCGCTTACTCTCGATGATTATATTGTACATGATCACGCAGGCATTCATCACAGGGTACCTGACAATAGGAAATCGAGCTTGGAGCGCTCCAAACGCCCGCTCGACAGCCATCCTACTCGCCTTCTAGCACTGTGAAAACCATGCCATGGCCTAAGTGAAACGGTTGGCTGTTGTCTTCATAATTGTCACCCACGGAGAATATATGCCATAATATCCCTTGTTGTATGTGTGTcgtccattgatctcatagttgatcTCAGGGGCGTGGCTTTCAGCAAGCCGACGAAAGACAGCTGGTGACCGTTGTAGAACGTTGATATCATTGTGTGATCTAGGTATGCCAAAGAAAGCATGCCAAATGCGCATGTCATAGTCAGCCACAACCTCAAGAACGACACTGCACTGTCCAGTGTGGCCCTTGTAAAGAAAACGGGCAATTTTCCAACCCtaatgcatgcaatcgatgcttcccaccATACGTGGAAATCCCCTTGTTGCATATTGAGCCAATATCTGAGTTGCGTCTTCTTCAATGGGTGCCCTGAGGTAGTGTGGCCCAAACAGTGCCGCCACCGCCTGGCAAAACCTATACACGGTCTTGAAGGTCGTGGATGTTGTTGTATGTAATCATCACAAGCATCTGCATGAGCTCCATATGAAAGGCACCTCAAGGTTGTCGTGCACTTCTGTTCAGAAGTGAAAGCATATAACCCAGTGCAATATTTCTTGCGCTGGAAATAGGTATCGTACTCCCGCACACCTTGCACAATGATCTGGAAGGTTTTCTTGTTCATCCGAAAGCGGAGGCGAAAGGTTTTGGGAGGATGTGTGGCGCCATCTTTGAGGCAATCATCTTCAAGCATCCGAGCCCCGGCTAGGCGCTTGCGGTCTATGTTCTTCCGCTTTCCCATAACTGAACCGAAAATGTGACGGTGTAGCAGCTTCGCCCGTAGGCATAAACAGCGATGAGAAGAATTAAGACGTTTCTTCCTCTCGGCCGCGACCACGTCCTCCTCTTCCAACAAAAGTGTGACCATCATCTCATCGTCGCTATCCATTTCTACGCATGACAGAATGAACCAATCAAATATATAGAGATGAACATTCACCTGAAAAAATTTGACCAAAAATAAAGATGAACACTCACCCAGTCAATGCACCGAACACCTTCCGTGCACGCTGGTTGTGTGGTTGTGTTGGCCGAAACCTTGTGCCGGTGACTGCGAGATGGGATGCAACGGGGTGGGCATCCTGGAGGGAGATGATGTGGTGCTCGGTGGTGGCTTGCAGCAACTAGACGAGGCCTACAGGAGGATGCCGGTGGGAGGCGGCAGACGAAGAGAGTCTAGACACGCAGCCGCCGTAGTTATCACCGTCGATGCGGGGCGGCGGTGGTTGATGAGATTCGCGGGGTGGAGAGGAACCGCGGGGTGAAAGAGGGGTGTGACGGGTTGTGGATTTGCGCAGTGCGGCTGCCAGGATGGGCCTGCGTTGTTTTCTCCGCCAACCGTGCATTGTCGGCACCCCCCGTTGGACCCCCGAACCACGAGGCCGACACGGGTGTTCTAGGCTTTTCCCGGGGCGCTATTCAGGCCGGCAACGTTTGGGGAGCTCCGGTGGGGGGAATTTTTGGGCCTCAACCCCCAAAGGTCGTTTGGGGTCCTTTGGGGGCTCCTAGCGGGGATGCTCTAAGTACGTGATGTTCCGAAGTTCAACGTGTACATCTCCTAGCCACGTACGCGCTCGTGTTAACAAAGTTTTTATACAATATCTTTTAAGGAACAAAAAAATGGTACCCGTGAATTATATTTTTTTCAAAAGCCATGAATATTTTTGTAGGTGTGACATTTTTCGAACCGATGAATGTATTTTCTGAAACCTCGTGAACATTTCTTTGAATTGATggcgtccatgtacatcttttagCTTCGTGAACTTAATTTTTTTTAACTCATGAACCAAATATCTTTTTAACCCCGTAATTTTTTTCAAAGATACTTGAACATTTTTTTACTACTCGGTATGTTAGAAACTTTTTTAAAGTAATGAATATATTTCTTTGATTCTGTAAACATTGATTTGGAACCCATGAATATTTTTGGAATTCATCAATACATATTTTTGGATCCATGAATGTATTTCAATGAAACTCACGAACAATAATTTTTTCATCTGCTTGAGAACGCAGCAACCCTAGTAGAAACTTCACATTCGACAAGTACCATAAGTTCCTTATTTCGTTCTCTGTACAACTTCACAACATAACACATTAATTCCGGACGAGTCTCAGTTCTCATATACGGCCCACAACATCCTGAACGTTCGATTAAGTTTGTTCCCAAAGCAATGATGAGAAGATTGAAATTAACCAAGCTTCTTCTTGGTTTCGCAGATGTAAGCGCAGGCGATGACAGCAACAGCAACTGCGAAGACAGCCGTAGTTGTAGTCACCACCCTCTTGGCCTTGTCTCTGGACTTCCACGCCAATAGGGTAGCGCGGGAAGGCGTGAACCCGAGCTCTGAGAGCTTCTTGTGCGACTCAGCGTAGTCCCTGAAGAACGCATCCTCATCCTGCACAGAAAAATTGCCAGATATATCCAACAAGCTAGAAAAAAATTGTATCACATGGACCGGAGAAATTCTGAATTCCACTGTGATTTACCTTTGCATATTTCTCGACGTAGGGACGGAAAGCTGGATGGTCCACTAGAACCTTGTCTGTTGGCAGCTTCAGGAGGCCATCGGAGTCCCCTTTCAGAAGCTCACTGCAGCATACACAGAAGAGGAAGTGAGGTGATGGCAATGTTTGATGCGCAGCGGCAACTGATGAAACATGCCATGGTCTGCTTACATAAAATAGGAGTTGTCAAACTTGAGAGGTTCCTTTGTCCAAGCACCTTCGAATCCCGACCTGTCCCGCCGAGCTTTCCCCTGAAAATTTGCAATTGCAGAATAAAAACTTTCTATCAAAAGAAATGTGGTGGATGAGTTGTTATGTTAACAAGCCAAAAAATGTGTGGTTAGATTACCAGAGTATGACCACCCGAGAGTGCTACTATGTCCTTGTCAGTCAATCCCATGCGGTAGAACACATCCCTCAGGTGTGAAGCACCTGATCACATGATAACAAAAGCATTTTTAGCGATCTTTATCTCTCTTTAAGTGCATGATTGTTCAAAATTCTAATTCAAAGTGCATGAGTTGAAACTAATTTTCGGTAACACAATAGGACATTTTAGCATCCCGCATTTCATTCACGAAGAAAGATTCGTATCAGGATAATCTAAGGAGTGGTGGCACAAGTTGGTTACCTTGCTTAGCATCTGGCAGGCGTCCTTCCTCGGGGCAAACTGAAGAATCCTGGTTTAGATGCCAAAGAGTACTAGTATTAAGGTACTTTGAC
This region of Lolium perenne isolate Kyuss_39 chromosome 2, Kyuss_2.0, whole genome shotgun sequence genomic DNA includes:
- the LOC139829672 gene encoding probable L-ascorbate peroxidase 3, peroxisomal; the encoded protein is MSSAASPVVVAEYIAEIEKARRDLRALIASKSCAPIMLRLAWHDAGTYDKATNTGGPNGSIRLPEELRHAANAGLNIAVDLLEPIKQKHPKITYADLYQLAGVVAVEVTGGPTIDFIPGRKDSSVCPEEGRLPDAKQGASHLRDVFYRMGLTDKDIVALSGGHTLGKARRDRSGFEGAWTKEPLKFDNSYFIELLKGDSDGLLKLPTDKVLVDHPAFRPYVEKYAKDEDAFFRDYAESHKKLSELGFTPSRATLLAWKSRDKAKRVVTTTTAVFAVAVAVIACAYICETKKKLG